In Campylobacter sp. 2014D-0216, the following proteins share a genomic window:
- a CDS encoding methyl-accepting chemotaxis protein, with amino-acid sequence MQNVSHKTSEVIAQSEEIKNVTSIIGDIADQINLLALNAAIEAARAGEHGRGFAVVADEVRNLAERTQKSLGEIEANTNILVQSINEMGESIKEQTTGITQINDAVAQIDSVTQENLKIAKDSAAISDNVNKIANDILEDARKKKF; translated from the coding sequence ATGCAAAATGTTTCGCATAAAACTAGTGAAGTAATTGCTCAAAGTGAAGAGATTAAAAATGTTACTTCTATTATTGGAGATATTGCAGATCAAATTAACCTACTTGCATTAAATGCTGCTATTGAAGCTGCACGTGCTGGTGAACATGGTAGAGGATTTGCTGTTGTTGCAGATGAAGTTAGAAATCTAGCTGAAAGAACTCAAAAGTCTTTGGGTGAAATTGAAGCTAATACAAATATCTTAGTTCAATCTATCAATGAAATGGGTGAAAGTATTAAAGAACAAACTACAGGTATTACTCAAATTAATGATGCTGTGGCTCAAATTGATAGCGTAACACAAGAAAATCTAAAAATAGCTAAAGATAGTGCAGCTATATCTGATAATGTTAATAAGATAGCTAATGATATCTTAGAAGATGCTAGA